In a single window of the Alosa sapidissima isolate fAloSap1 chromosome 18, fAloSap1.pri, whole genome shotgun sequence genome:
- the si:dkey-28a3.2 gene encoding uncharacterized protein si:dkey-28a3.2 yields MATAKGPRTQRYRPASEFDNATLAKKREYWRTKKREQRAKVSAVRKKLGAENSSVCDARRNTFGAHVQNAASGPMLLNRDGTYQSNVCDPSESGLLTSSCGERVVKTGESEVRVSGAVPGSSPQNVSPAQNVRWFQRIKLNKVLPKIPEGSDAPQGSAMGCRKMATTGPSVVSNTLAKSSRSLQNINAPVPAVHVTVHPAITANHRTPSRIEATNRTTSVKVYSHSLPQKSKPGLNDHKRPQVRVQIPHKAVPLSVTNKVGVDVKQCSSEVGSANIKTKPCALATKFTSPLERQTPKTEEQRAAKRREVWRIKKREQRAKRAAKLARERERIQRMDVTVQGTVQTSCATLTRPRLLRQGQRQAVNQARMPCVPASQMQIQRQQQNQALALSGPSPKSTPTAIRKQSDGPLISNHIVIDPQPPAVVKTGVPKQTNAFYAPSAATSTCVVSNNMNLERGFAHAPKEVTAQFSNTARGTARPKIQINKFVRTQRFLVHRNTRMPLMSFHENPEETAEQRMARKREYWRIKKREQRAKLSGEMKARLRERDSLLRRVKRYQSILEEMRRARAESQRVQQLRRNIIIDSSEPIGGYIREDGTVTISMQTTSSAKGTGGVEKLSPSKPLLPTAHCKVFTNKGCGSFSGHINLNPPPLQKGAVQLKSSYPDQMSVQEPPKLVCITPRLLTNNLHNKFTNSSPSTSQMTVSAPDHNQNIINDTTNFKRIGNVARPFGTVPVAAEPTPELTEEERIARRREYWRIKKREQRAKRAARLRQGLLRGRAMAAMRRRQNHTPVSIPSSGNQTTTNSSVPVNTSTTLPLPPSICIPLPAESVKQEEELSVKQELNSPLEQSFCSDHKPSLAALQELPSETDPSGSVDSQATTLLAVASMKKLLEESLSTVVSSDTPETSITVEASQCKTEEEPLVVEESTTSDVKPNPALDAAEEVVEVEMPGSICFSAEDAHLQTNENSGCHTRPPTSPLLPNPHCSQESPPCIDTRSLPDIMASSASIMPASLCSTQQPPCSQTSTTPTSAQTVQAFCSTRANLQPSCSLKTSSHQPPGTEVPNEKSLLQRKREYWRLMKRQQRARKAQEKQRKPATKALQTQRPSQSSCPKASLPLNNSASSGCTLKGKTHHGTVNSLPTLHVMNHPVSNTNQQQNLHQYGSPSDRSLIAHKTAKPGCSPRANLQGHPSCGRALARTSGSREVPPLLRQRVIPVPSGEKNGPLLLVQPQQDSAPEQRQGVSRWCLQGQTGASVPPSPPTLTANRPNHRPSELFGTAAPPSHNSRSLAKHSGTFSSHKRTQSAVNDDDVMRRKREYWRVKKKEQRARKAARESGLGHMGTSSEWELVLPAQSQLLQDEQSQDTRQWFKAEETDLAVSSQVDTDEGYLGMHPKPVKEEAELAIKKEEEDVLDPSGGPASASLWRSRYLMDYDPLNQLLVCMVCGEQQFSHSPEAAQAHIEEAHPETLTLGQQQRWKLQQAWEEQVAQREQFFSSQLQQHAGTTQPDNIAEVEVTVEMDDSSQSIYNKSAKSKKTRKF; encoded by the exons ATGGCCACTGCAAAAGGTCCTCGCACACAGCGCTATCGCCCAGCATCTGAATTTGATAACGCCACACTTGCTAAGAAGAGGGAATATTGGAGAACTAAGAAAAGGGAACAAAGGGCAAAAGTGTCTGCTGTTAGGAAGAAGCTTGGGGCAGAGAACTCAAGTGTCTGTGATGCGAGACGCAACACCTTTGGTGCCCATGTGCAAAATGCTGCGTCGGGTCCCATGTTGCTAAACAGAGATGGAACATACCAGTCCAATGTGTGTGACCCATCTGAATCAGGTCTTTTGACCTCCAGCTGTGGTGAGCGAGTGGTCAAGACTGGTGAAAGTGAGGTTCGTGTGTCGGGAGCAGTTCCAGGCTCCTCACCACAAAACGTTTCCCCTGCCCAGAATGTCCGATGGTTCCAGAGGATTAAACTAAACAAAGTCTTACCAAAAATCCCAGAGGGATCAGATGCTCCACAAGGCAGTGCAATGGGTTGTAGAAAAATGGCCACAACAGGGCCTTCAGTTGTATCCAACACCTTAGCCAAATCCAGCAGATCTCTACAGAACATCAACGCCCCAGTGCCTGCAGTTCACGTCACAGTGCATCCTGCTATTACCGCGAACCACAGAACTCCAAGCAGAATAGAAGCTACTAATAGAACAACTTCAGTTAAGGTGTATAGTCACAGCCTTCCACAAAAGAGTAAACCTGGACTTAATGACCACAAGAGGCCTCAAGTAAGAGTCCAAATCCCACATAAAGCTGTGCCTCTTAGTGTGACAAACAAAGTAGGGGTTGATGTGAAACAGTGCTCCTCAGAAGTCGGTAGTGCCAACATTAAGACTAAACCGTGTGCCTTGGCCACAAAGTTCACATCTCCTCTTGAAAGACAGACGCCTAAGACAGAGGAGCAGAGGGCAGCAAAACGACGTGAGGTGTGGCGCATCAAGAAAAGGGAACAAAGAGCAAAACGGGCTGCAAAGTTagccagggagagggagagaatacaGAGGATGGATGTTACAGTGCAAGGGACAGTGCAGACGTCCTGTGCAACTCTTACTAGACCAAGACTGTTGAGGCAGGGTCAAAGGCAAGCTGTAAATCAGGCCAGGATGCCATGTGTTCCTGCTTCGCAAATGCAGATACAGAGGCAGCAGCAAAACCAGGCATTAGCATTGTCTGGCCCCAGTCCAAAAAGCACACCTACTGCAATTAGAAAACAATCTGATGGCCCTTTGATATCCAATCATATTGTGATAGATCCTCAGCCACCAGCTGTTGTAAAAACAGGAGTCCCAAAACAGACCAATGCATTTTATGCACCCTCTGCGGCAACATCAACTTGTGTTGTTAGTAATAACATGAACTTGGAACGAGGCTTTGCCCATGCACCTAAAGAAGTCACCGCTCAGTTTTCAAACACAGCCAGAGGCACAGCACGTcccaaaatacaaataaataagttTGTAAGAACCCAAAGGTTTCTTGTACATAGAAATACAAGGATGCCCCTCATGTCTTTCCATGAAAACCCAGAAGAAACAGCTGAGCAAAGGATGGCCAGGAAAAGAGAATACTGGCGCATCAAAAAGCGTGAGCAGCGGGCCAAACTCTCAGGGGAGATGAAGGCCAGGCTGAGGGAGCGGGATAGCCTGCTGCGCCGTGTGAAACGCTACCAGTCCATCTTGGAGGAGATGCGTCGGGCACGAGCAGAAAGTCAGAGGGTCCAACAACTTCGCAGAAATATCATAATTGATAGCTCAGAGCCCATTGGTGGCTATATTAGGGAGGATGGGACTGTCACCATTAGTATGCAAACTACATCTTCTGCAAAAGGCACAGGTGGAGTTGAAAAGTTGTCCCCCTCCAAACCACTGCTACCCACTGCACATTGTAAGGTTTTCACTAATAAAGGATGTGGTAGTTTTAGTGGCCACATTAACTTAAACCCTCCACCTTTACAAAAAGGAGCAGTTCAGCTGAAAAGTAGTTACCCTGACCAGATGTCTGTCCAGGAACCTCCAAAATTAGTCTGTATTACACCTAGGCTTCTGACAAATAACCTTCATAAtaaattcacaaactcaagtcCTAGTACTTCTCAAATGACTGTTTCTGCTCCAGACCATAATCAAAATATTATTAATGACACTACAAATTTTAAGAGGATTGGGAATGTAGCCAGGCCATTTGGCACAGTTCCTGTGGCTGCTGAACCCACTCCAGAACTAACTGAAGAAGAAAGGATTGCTCGAAGGCGTGAATACTGGAGAATCAAAAAGCGGGAGCAGAGAGCCAAGCGTGCTGCCCGACTTAGGCAAGGACTGTTACGCGGAAGGGCCATGGCAGCTATGAGAAGACGGCAGAACCATACCCCAGTGTCTATACCCAGCAGTGGCAACCAGACCACAACAAATTCCTCTGTCCCAGTCAACACCTCAACCACTCTCCCTTTACCACCCAGCATATGTATTCCTCTCCCAGCTGAAAGCGTGAAGCAAGAAGAAGAGTTGTCGGTCAAGCAAGAGCTGAATTCTCCTTTGGAACAGTCCTTCTGCAGTGACCATAAGCCCTCCCTTGCAGCACTCCAAGAGTTGCCGAGTGAAACAGACCCATCAGGCAGTGTGGACAGCCAGGCCACCACGCTCCTGGCTGTGGCCTCCATGAAGAAACTCCTAGAGGAATCGCTTAGCACTGTTGTGAGCTCGGACACACCAGAAACAAGCATTACAGTGGAAGCATCTCAGTGTAAGACTGAAGAGGAGCCACTGGTTGTTGAGGAGTCAACAACTTCTGATGTCAAACCAAATCCTGCGTTAGATGCCGCTGAAGAGGTAGTGGAGGTTGAAATGCCAGGGTCCATCTGCTTTTCTGCTGAAGATGCACATCTACAGACAAATGAAAACTCAGGATGCCACACCCGTCCTCCaacatctcctcttctccccaatccacattgcagtcaagaaagTCCACCATGTATTGATACCCGGTCCTTGCCTGACATCATGGCTTCCTCAGCTTCCATCATGCCTGCTTCTCTCTGCTCCACTCAGCAACCACCCTGCTCTCAAACCTCAACAACTCCTACTTCAGCACAAACAGTTCAGGCGTTTTGCTCCACAAGGGCCAACCTGCAGCCATCTTGTTCCTTAAAGACATCAAGTCATCAACCACCTGGAACAGAGGTGCCTAATGAAAAGTCCCTCCTGCAAAGGAAGAGGGAGTACTGGAGGCTCATGAAGAGACAGCAGAGGGCCAGGAAAGCACAAGAGAAGCAGAGGAAACCAGCTACAAAAGCACTTCAG ACTCAGAGGCCAAGTCAGAGCAGCTGCCCAAAGGCCAGTCTACCTCTCAATAATTCTGCTTCTTCAGGTTGCACCTTGAAAGGAAAGACACACCATGGTACAGTCAATTCATTGCCCACTCTTCATGTCATGAACCACCCTGTTTCCAATACAAACCAGCAGCAGAATCTCCATCAGTATGGCTCACCGTCAGATAGGTCCCTCATTGCACATAAAACCGCAAAGCCTGGATGTTCTCCCAGGGCTAACCTTCAGGGCCATCCCTCCTGTGGTCGTGCACTTGCACGTACCAGTGGAAGCAGAGAGGTCCCTCCACTTTTGCGGCAAAGGGTAATCCCTGTACCCTCTGGTGAAAAGAATGGGCCACTGCTATTGGTGCAGCCTCAACAGGACTCCGCCCCTGAGCAAAGGCAGGGAGTGAGCCGCTGGTGTCTCCAGGGGCAAACGGGTGCCTCCGTGCCCCCTTCCCCCCCCACACTTACAGCCAACCGCCCCAACCACCGTCCCTCTGAACTCTTCGGTACGGCAGCCCCTCCATCTCACAACAGCAGGAGCCTGGCCAAGCACTCGGGCACTTTCAGTTCCCACAAGCGCACACAGAGTGCCgttaatgatgatgatgttatGCGAAGGAAGAGGGAGTACTGGCGGGTTAAGAAGAAGGAGCAGAGGGCCAGGAAGGCAGCACGCGAGAGTGGGCTTGGACATATGGGCACATCTTCTGAATGGGAACTGGTCCTCCCCGCCCAAAGCCAGTTACTTCAAGATGAACAATCTCAG GACACCAGACAGTGGTTCAAGGCTGAAGAGACTGACTTGGCTGTGAG TTCACAAGTGGATACAGATGAGGGCTATTTGGGCATGCATCCCAAACCTGTGAAAG AAGAGGCTGAGTTGGCCATCAAGAAAGAAGAGGAAGACGTCCTCGATCCCAGCGGCGGCCCTGCTTCAGCGAGCTTGTGGCGGAGCCGCTACCTCATGGACTATGACCCACTGAACCAGCTGCTGGTGTGCATGGTGTGCGGGGAGCAGCAGTTCTCCCACAGCCCGGAGGCGGCCCAGGCCCACATCGAGGAGGCCCACCCTGAGACGCTGACCCTCGGCCAACAGCAGCGCTGGAAGCTGCAGCAGGCCTGGGAGGAGCAGGTGGCCCAGCGCGAGCAGTTCTTCAgcagccagctgcagcagcacgcCGGCACCACGCAACCAG ACAACATCGCAGAAGTGGAGGTGACTGTGGAGATGGACGACTCTTCACAATCAATATACAACAAGTCTGCAAAGAGCAAGAAAACGAGAAAATTCTGA
- the si:dkey-106g10.7 gene encoding uncharacterized protein C11orf95 isoform X1 yields MEKQEPKEPEVQPCAEQTDCLSLIISGEEETIEDQTDFGVPLGGEDGITNGHSREEEDEETGIPSGSAHTSYWSVSEDPDAPFLLSPMPGPSQLRSTPPSPLASPPLPPPARPERASRPGLSRIPGRDHRRYYHEYWRSEYLMDFDPRRHGMICMVCGSSLATLKLSTIKRHIRQKHPDSLLWSAADKELIRQGWESHLGLEARQRPFGSGGGGRDGGEEDGDGGEGAVTIAAAEEVLDCARRSTGKPVVLTPKRTPPSGNSSCSAVAPASPPSSGPVSEDFQMPSAQTLERYLNDSLHAWFRQEFLMEYQAEAGRLVCMVCGSALPSLHLEHIKSHVLELHPNSLVYSSEEKHCILQSWAQTHESQSSPLPDFFKIESDAKDPTNSTPPVDPAGGCMDFLPQNVDVSGVLLTPIPADMTPHEVDNNNNNNNSGSSSSSHNSNSNMSSPSPSLPPPPPPPVPPPPPPLHHPPLRPPARKRRLRDGFPWRLRLDYMVAYGPQGAGCYCMVCWQELPAAKVSGFRQHIQESHPETTRLSRREREQVADAWVRDAPSGGSRGDGTAGSPGDIITLPISDGLDSQTSPKKSSGQTKSKHQDTISSKGSAKNGPASSDPALASSSGRHHGHYPGKDQRRNYQSRWRTEYLMDYDGRRHGLICMVCGATLATLKVSTIKRHIQQVHPASLAYGPDERQRALQAYGHTAAPTLHYAPNDATDDDCFSAQDHEAASGLFVT; encoded by the exons ATGGAAAAACAGGAACCGAAGGAGCCCGAGGTCCAACCGTGCGCTGAGCAGACAGATTGCCTCTCATTAATAATAAGCGGCGAGGAGGAGACGATAGAAGACCAGACGGACTTTGGAGTTCCTTTGGGAG GTGAGGATGGCATCACTAACGGCCACAGtcgagaggaggaggacgaggagacaGGGATCCCCTCAGGTTCAGCGCACACCTCCTACTGGAGTGTCAGCGAAGACCCCGATGCCCCTTTCCTCCTGTCCCCCATGCCTGGCCCCTCTCAGCTCAGATCCACCCCACCATCACCGTTGGCCTCGCCGCCGCTGCCGCCTCCGGCCCGACCCGAACGGGCCTCGCGTCCAGGCCTGAGCCGCATCCCAGGCCGCGACCACCGGCGCTACTACCACGAGTACTGGCGCAGCGAGTACCTGATGGACTTCGACCCGCGGCGGCACGGCATGATCTGCATGGTGTGCGGAAGCTCGTTGGCCACGCTCAAGCTGAGCACCATCAAGCGACACATCCGGCAGAAGCACCCGGACTCGCTGCTCTGGAGCGCCGCCGACAAGGAGCTCATCCGGCAGGGCTGGGAGAGCCACCTTGGCCTGGAGGCCAGACAGAGGCCGTTCGGATcgggtggaggagggagagatggaggagaagaagatggagatggaggagaaggcgCAGTGACAATAGCAGCGGCCGAGGAGGTGCTGGACTGTGCCCGGCGCTcgacag GTAAACCTGTTGTTTTGACCCCCAAAAGGACGCCGCCGTCAGGCAACAGCAGCTGCAGTGCGGTGGCCCCTGCCTCTCCCCCTTCCTCCGGCCCAGTCAGTGAGGACTTCCAGATGCCCTCGGCCCAGACGCTGGAGCGCTACCTGAACGACTCGCTGCACGCCTGGTTCCGGCAGGAGTTCCTGATGGAGTACCAGGCGGAGGCGGGCCGGCTGGTGTGCATGGTGTGCGGCAGCGCGCTGCCCTCGCTCCACCTGGAGCACATCAAGAGCCACGTGCTGGAGCTCCACCCCAACTCACTGGTGTACAGCTCTGAAGAGAAGCACTGCATCCTGCAGAGCTGGGCACAGACCCACG AATCGCAGTCCAGCCCACTGCCAGATTTTTTCAAGATAGAGTCCGACGCCAAAGACCCCACCAACTCCACTCCCCCTGTAGACCCGGCCGGCGGCTGCATGGACTTCCTCCCGCAGAACGTCGACGTCAGCGGTGTCCTCCTCACCCCCATCCCCGCCGACATGACGCCTCACGAggtggacaacaacaacaacaacaacaacagcggcagcagcagcagcagccacaacagcaacagcaacatgtcctccccatctccctctctccctccaccacctccacctccagttCCACCTCCGCCTCCGCCCCTGCACCACCCCCCTCTGCGCCCCCCGGCCCGGAAGCGGCGCCTGCGAGACGGGTTTCCGTGGCGCCTGCGGCTGGACTACATGGTGGCGTACGGGCCGCAGGGCGCCGGCTGCTACTGCATGGTGTGCTGGCAGGAGCTGCCCGCCGCCAAGGTCAGCGGCTTCCGCCAGCACATCCAGGAGAGCCACCCGGAGACCACGCGGCTTAGCCGCCGCGAGAGGGAGCAGGTGGCTGATGCCTGGGTGCGTGACGCACCCTCGGGAGGGTCGAGGGGAGACGGGACAG CTGGGTCTCCGGGAGACATCATCACCTTGCCCATATCAGATGGACTGGACAGCCAGACATCTCCCAAGAAGAGCAGTGGACAGACCAAATCAAAGCATCAGGACACCATCAGCTCTAAGGGCTCTGCCAAAAACGGGCCTGCGTCCAGTGACCCGGCTCTGGCGTCGTCCTCGGGGCGTCACCACGGCCACTATCCAGGCAAAGACCAGCGGCGGAACTACCAGTCGCGCTGGCGCACCGAGTACCTGATGGACTACGACGGCCGGCGGCACGGGCTCATCTGCATGGTGTGCGGCGCCACACTGGCCACGCTCAAGGTGAGCACCATCAAACGCCACATCCAGCAGGTGCACCCAGCCTCGCTGGCCTACGGGCCGGACGAGCGACAGCGCGCCCTGCAGGCCTACGGCCACACCGCGGCGCCGACGCTGCACTACGCGCCGAACGACGCCACCGATGACGACTGCTTCTCCGCTCAGGACCACGAGGCCGCATCGGGCCTGTTTGTCACTTAA
- the si:dkey-106g10.7 gene encoding uncharacterized protein C11orf95 isoform X2 yields the protein MTDTVWYRCIKSEDGITNGHSREEEDEETGIPSGSAHTSYWSVSEDPDAPFLLSPMPGPSQLRSTPPSPLASPPLPPPARPERASRPGLSRIPGRDHRRYYHEYWRSEYLMDFDPRRHGMICMVCGSSLATLKLSTIKRHIRQKHPDSLLWSAADKELIRQGWESHLGLEARQRPFGSGGGGRDGGEEDGDGGEGAVTIAAAEEVLDCARRSTGKPVVLTPKRTPPSGNSSCSAVAPASPPSSGPVSEDFQMPSAQTLERYLNDSLHAWFRQEFLMEYQAEAGRLVCMVCGSALPSLHLEHIKSHVLELHPNSLVYSSEEKHCILQSWAQTHESQSSPLPDFFKIESDAKDPTNSTPPVDPAGGCMDFLPQNVDVSGVLLTPIPADMTPHEVDNNNNNNNSGSSSSSHNSNSNMSSPSPSLPPPPPPPVPPPPPPLHHPPLRPPARKRRLRDGFPWRLRLDYMVAYGPQGAGCYCMVCWQELPAAKVSGFRQHIQESHPETTRLSRREREQVADAWVRDAPSGGSRGDGTAGSPGDIITLPISDGLDSQTSPKKSSGQTKSKHQDTISSKGSAKNGPASSDPALASSSGRHHGHYPGKDQRRNYQSRWRTEYLMDYDGRRHGLICMVCGATLATLKVSTIKRHIQQVHPASLAYGPDERQRALQAYGHTAAPTLHYAPNDATDDDCFSAQDHEAASGLFVT from the exons ATGACCGACACAGTGTGGTATCGATGCATAAAAA GTGAGGATGGCATCACTAACGGCCACAGtcgagaggaggaggacgaggagacaGGGATCCCCTCAGGTTCAGCGCACACCTCCTACTGGAGTGTCAGCGAAGACCCCGATGCCCCTTTCCTCCTGTCCCCCATGCCTGGCCCCTCTCAGCTCAGATCCACCCCACCATCACCGTTGGCCTCGCCGCCGCTGCCGCCTCCGGCCCGACCCGAACGGGCCTCGCGTCCAGGCCTGAGCCGCATCCCAGGCCGCGACCACCGGCGCTACTACCACGAGTACTGGCGCAGCGAGTACCTGATGGACTTCGACCCGCGGCGGCACGGCATGATCTGCATGGTGTGCGGAAGCTCGTTGGCCACGCTCAAGCTGAGCACCATCAAGCGACACATCCGGCAGAAGCACCCGGACTCGCTGCTCTGGAGCGCCGCCGACAAGGAGCTCATCCGGCAGGGCTGGGAGAGCCACCTTGGCCTGGAGGCCAGACAGAGGCCGTTCGGATcgggtggaggagggagagatggaggagaagaagatggagatggaggagaaggcgCAGTGACAATAGCAGCGGCCGAGGAGGTGCTGGACTGTGCCCGGCGCTcgacag GTAAACCTGTTGTTTTGACCCCCAAAAGGACGCCGCCGTCAGGCAACAGCAGCTGCAGTGCGGTGGCCCCTGCCTCTCCCCCTTCCTCCGGCCCAGTCAGTGAGGACTTCCAGATGCCCTCGGCCCAGACGCTGGAGCGCTACCTGAACGACTCGCTGCACGCCTGGTTCCGGCAGGAGTTCCTGATGGAGTACCAGGCGGAGGCGGGCCGGCTGGTGTGCATGGTGTGCGGCAGCGCGCTGCCCTCGCTCCACCTGGAGCACATCAAGAGCCACGTGCTGGAGCTCCACCCCAACTCACTGGTGTACAGCTCTGAAGAGAAGCACTGCATCCTGCAGAGCTGGGCACAGACCCACG AATCGCAGTCCAGCCCACTGCCAGATTTTTTCAAGATAGAGTCCGACGCCAAAGACCCCACCAACTCCACTCCCCCTGTAGACCCGGCCGGCGGCTGCATGGACTTCCTCCCGCAGAACGTCGACGTCAGCGGTGTCCTCCTCACCCCCATCCCCGCCGACATGACGCCTCACGAggtggacaacaacaacaacaacaacaacagcggcagcagcagcagcagccacaacagcaacagcaacatgtcctccccatctccctctctccctccaccacctccacctccagttCCACCTCCGCCTCCGCCCCTGCACCACCCCCCTCTGCGCCCCCCGGCCCGGAAGCGGCGCCTGCGAGACGGGTTTCCGTGGCGCCTGCGGCTGGACTACATGGTGGCGTACGGGCCGCAGGGCGCCGGCTGCTACTGCATGGTGTGCTGGCAGGAGCTGCCCGCCGCCAAGGTCAGCGGCTTCCGCCAGCACATCCAGGAGAGCCACCCGGAGACCACGCGGCTTAGCCGCCGCGAGAGGGAGCAGGTGGCTGATGCCTGGGTGCGTGACGCACCCTCGGGAGGGTCGAGGGGAGACGGGACAG CTGGGTCTCCGGGAGACATCATCACCTTGCCCATATCAGATGGACTGGACAGCCAGACATCTCCCAAGAAGAGCAGTGGACAGACCAAATCAAAGCATCAGGACACCATCAGCTCTAAGGGCTCTGCCAAAAACGGGCCTGCGTCCAGTGACCCGGCTCTGGCGTCGTCCTCGGGGCGTCACCACGGCCACTATCCAGGCAAAGACCAGCGGCGGAACTACCAGTCGCGCTGGCGCACCGAGTACCTGATGGACTACGACGGCCGGCGGCACGGGCTCATCTGCATGGTGTGCGGCGCCACACTGGCCACGCTCAAGGTGAGCACCATCAAACGCCACATCCAGCAGGTGCACCCAGCCTCGCTGGCCTACGGGCCGGACGAGCGACAGCGCGCCCTGCAGGCCTACGGCCACACCGCGGCGCCGACGCTGCACTACGCGCCGAACGACGCCACCGATGACGACTGCTTCTCCGCTCAGGACCACGAGGCCGCATCGGGCCTGTTTGTCACTTAA